TTTAATCAAATGGTAAAAAGAGAAAGTGTTTCTGGTAAAGCAGATGAACTTTATTATTTAGCTTTTACAAGAGGTATAGCTAAAGCTTATGGCAATGGTAATTTTTATGATTATTTAGAAAAAGAGAAAGATGTAATTGATGCTTCATTTTTGGTCAAAAAGAGTATCTATTATGAAATTTCTTTACAATGTTCCCTTTTATGAAACTTGAGCAGCAAATCAAAATGGAGCATATAACAGAGCTTATTTATCTTATTTAAAATTATTAGATGGTGTTGGATATATTAGCGGCAACTTTAAGAATTGATCTGAAATTAATGAAGATTTTAGAGAGAATTTTAAGGATAGACTGAATGATTTAGCAAAAAGTTTAGTTCAAGTGCTAGGAATAAGCGGCACATTGGGTGCAGAGATTGAAAAATATGGTGTAAGAAATAAAACGTATGTAAATATGTTTGCACCTACTATAAATAATGTTCTTTATGATTATGAATATTCATATGCTTGAGCTTATAGACTGTTGTATGAAATGGTTATTCCTGCTTATGCTGCTAATGATTGAGAGTTGCCAAAATTGTTATCTGATTTCTTAATTGAAATTGAGCACAATATAAGTGATAATAATCTTATACATAAATACATAAACTTCTTTTTAAATACAGTTTTAAAAGATAAAGATTCTAATTTTGAGAGTTTAACTGATTATAGTGATATGAACAGTGAAACTATTAAAAGCGAAGATTATAAAGAAAAAGCTAAAGAAAAGTTTTTAAATTGATTAGCTGTATGATCAAATAGACTTGGATCTAATATTAAAACTGGTGAAATGTAATTTCATAATACTTATCTAACTAATAAGATGCTTTTCTTATTAGTTTTTTTGTTTATTTTTTGAATGATAAGGAGTGAAAAAATAATGAATAATAGTGATTTTAAAGTTGAAGGTATTACAGAAATAGGTAATCATGTCCAAACTATTGGAAGGTCGATTTTTGGAGTTTTTGCAATTGTTGCTGTTTTAGCAGTAATAATTTTATCAATTTGAGCAGGTACTAGAAATGCAAGTGAAGATGATCCAATGAGAAGAAAAGCAAATACTCAAAAAATTTTATGAGCAGGTATTGTCTTAATTTTAATTTGTATTGGTTGAGGTATTTTTGAAGCTGTGATTAGAATACAAGCAAATTCAATTTCAAGCATATAGATGTGTTAATAAAAAAAGATATTTATTTTAGTGAGGAGGATAAATGCCAAGTTTCTTTACTTATCTTTTTGATATTTTTAGATATGGACCGGCATATGTTTTTTGAATATTATTAGTTTTGCTTGCTTGACTTTTATTTACTATTTTGTGTGTAGTTTTCTATATAGTTGATTTTTGTGCATTTAGATTATTAAATTTTGTTCTTTTTGGGCTTAGTCCTGGACAGAGCATAATGGAAGTGAAAGGACCAGAGCCTTTTTATAGATTTATGATAGTTAGTTCTATTATTTGAATAATTATGTTTGGCATTTTATTTATTAAATTTAGTTTTAGTGAGAGTGTTGAAAGTGTAAAAATTATTCGTAAAGCATTGGTATTTAGTGTTAAGAGCGCATTGATTTTATTAGTTTTTCAATTGTCGTTAGTGTTACTTAGTACTGTAGTTGATAATTTAACTAAGTTAGCGTCTGGTAATAATCAAAATTTTGGGGTAAATTTATCTAATAGTATTTTTGATATGTCTTATCCACCAGAAGTAAAAGGTGAACAGAATTTGCTAGTGGATGGTGGTTCAATTATTCCAATTTTAAATGGTAATGCAACAAGTTTTACTAGTTTTGCAAGCATTGCAAAAATTGTTGGAAAAAGTAATGCTATATTACAAGGGATATTAGTTTGTATAGGTGCAATTTTAATTGCTTTCCCATTAACCTTTGCAGGCTTTGATGCAATTGGTAAAGTCTTTCCAACTTTCTTTCTATATGTAATATTTCCATTTATTTTGCCATTATCATTACTGGATGATGGTAAAAAGTGCGAGTCTGAAAAGACAAGTATGTAAGCAATATGATGTCGCTCGGAATATTTTTAATTGGATTACAAATAATGGGTATATTTTTCTCATTAGTAAATCAATTTGTTATGAAGAGTTTATCAACTCAAATTTGAATAGCAGAAGCGCTTGTGATGATAATTATTTTTGGAGCTACTGCAATGAAATTTAAAGAAATTGCTGAAATCGTTACAGCATTATTTGGAACAAGTGTTAATAGTGGCAATACTGCAAAAGGCATTGGTGGTGCCGCAAAAGAGCAGAAGCTATTGGAGAAAAGAGAGCAAGCATTAAACAAAATGGATGAAAAGGCTTATTCATGAGAGCGAAAGCGTAGGAATTAAGAATGCTACAACCGAAGAGATTAAAATATAAAAAGCGCTTGCTACACGTAAATTAAGCTGGCGAGATATAATAGAGTTTTTGTTGTTTTTGCTACTTCATACTTAATTTCATTTGTTGCTTTTTGACCACTTGAACAAAAATGAAAATGATTAATAATGATATTTGTTCTACCTCTTTTATTAGTTTTTATTTTTCCTGCTGGTAGAAATAATTGTAAAGTTTATCAATTAATAATTAGAATGTTCAAGTTCAAGTCTATGCCAAGAAAATATAAAAGAGTTGTTGAAAATACTAAAGAAAGAAATAGCAGTGATTTGAATCCATATTCGACATTGATTTCAAAAGATGTAGTGAAAAATAAATCAATGCAGGGATTTATTAGAAGTAAAAGATCAAATAATTATTTTTCAGTCTTACAAATTAATGGTCAAAACATTTGAGCAGAAAATGAAGATACACAAATGGTGTTGGTTGAAAATTTTGCAAGATTATTGGATAGTTTTAAATATAAATTTAGTTTTGTTAAATCAGATGAAGAAATTTCTTATTCTCAAAATAAGAATTATTTGGACAAAATTAGGGAAATAAAAAATAAAAAAGGTAAAAATTTAGAATTTTGAAATAAATATTATGATGAAAATATAAAAGATTTTGAATCTATTGAAAGAAAAGATATTAAAAATGTTTTTTATTTAATTATTAATGCTCCATCACTTGAGGAGCTTGAGGAAGCATTTTCTACTTTTAATCAAAAACTAGATGATTTTGGAATTTTTACATATAAAAAATTAGAAGAATTTGAATTACTTAATTTTTTAAATAAATTGAATAAATTTAATCAAGATGAAGAAGAGATCAAAGCTTATTTGAATAGTAGTGGCATTTATGAATCTGAATATAGTTTAGATAGAATTTTTAAATATGATGAAGTTTCATTTAATGGATCTTCAATTACTATTAATGATGATCAATATAGCATAAAGTGTGTTGGTGCTACAGCCACAAAATTAAATAAAGAATGATTGGAAAAAATGTTTAATTCTAATGGAACTATTATATGAAATGCATTTCCATATAATGACCCTGGCATAGTTAATAAAATAGTAGATAGTGCTACTAGAAAAAATGCTGATAGAGGAAATCTAGAAAAAGCTTTGTTAATAAATATACTTCAAGCATTGAAGAAGATGCTATTGTAAATATGATTGATCAAATTCAAACTGATAATTTTAAGCTTTATGATATGAATATTTTTATAGTTATAAAGGGCAATAGTAAGTCTGAATTAAAAGCTGAAAGATTAAAGATTAGAAATAATTGGCTAAGAAGTAATTTTGGAATAAATGATTTAGTTTTTAGACAATTTGAGGGTTTTCTTGATGCATTTAATTATCCTTCTACAAAATTAGATAGAGAGTATTTTCAAATAACTTCAATTAATACTGCATGTGGTTATCCATTTAATAAGAAAATTTTAAATGATGGAAACAATTTAATTGTTGGTAAAGAAGTTAGGGATAGCGCAGAAGCATTAGTTTGAAATATGTTTAAGCTAGATAATAATAGAACTAATCATAATGTAATGATATTAGGAACTCCTGGAATGGGGAAATCTACATTTACAAAGAAAATATTAACAAGTGCTGTGGCTGCCAATAATATTGCAATTGTTATTGATCCACAAGCTGAATATTTGAATTGAGCAAAGGAATTAAATGGTCAAATAATTGATTTAGGTGCTGGAACTGGTAGTGTAATTAATCCACTACAAGTTAGAGCCTTTATAGCTAGAGATGATGACAATTTAGAAACAATAGATATTAATGCATTAGTAAATAATCATTTATCTTGGTTAAGTAAATTTTTTAAAATTGTTTTTGATGACGTGAATAATAGAAAATGATCTATTTTAGAAAATCAAATTATTAACTTGTATGAAAAATGAGGAATTTATGAATTAGATTCTTTTGATCAATTGGAGGCAAATAAATGACCAACAATAAGTGATTTGATTACAAGTATGCGAAGATTTTAAAATACCTAGTGATCATCATAATAAAGAAGAAAGAAAAAGGGAAATATTAGATTATGCTGAACAGCTAAGCTTTAAATTTGAAGACAAGGGCTCTTTAAAAGCTTTATATAATGGACATACTAATATTTTGATTGATAATGATGTAGTAGTTTTTAAAAATGATAATTTGACTGACACAAATGGCAGCATATTATCACAGCTAGGTATTATGATTTTATTGAGTTTGATAAATGAATATATTTTTAAAAATGCTTTAAATAACAAAATTAAAGTTAAAGAATATAAAAAAATACATAACAAGCGATTGTTAAGTATTAAAGAAATGCAAGAAATTATAAGATACTGTGCTTTTTGTATAGATGAAGAACATTTATACATTAATCAAAAAAATATAACAACACTTGATTATATAGCTGATACAACAAAATTAGTTAGAAAGCTTGATTGTGGAACAATACACACTACGCAAAATCCATCTGATTATAAGCAATCTACATCTATTGCTAACAGCGCTTCAAGAATAATTGAAAACTGTTTGTATTCATTTTTCTTTGGACTAAAAGATAATGATATTAATGCAATAAAAACTTTTTATAGAAATAGTAATCAATTATTAGATAGTGAAATTAGATTTATAGCAAGTAGGCAAAAAGGAAAAGTTTTAGCTACTATTACTAATAATGAGAGGTACAAGATAAATTTACACTATAACAAAATGGAAAAAGAGATGTTTTTTGATAAGGGAGAGTAATGATAGAGGAAAAAGATATTGAGGATAGCATTGTGTTAGATGAAAATATATCAATTCTAAGCGAAGAAAATATCTTGGATGATAATTTATATGTCAATGATCAAAAGAAGGCAAAAAGAGCCCAAAAAAGCAAATAAAGACAAAAAACTGATAATGATTTAGATAACGAAGCAAAATTAAAAACAAAAGCAGAAAAAATGAATAAATA
The genomic region above belongs to Mycoplasma tauri and contains:
- a CDS encoding CDS14 family ICE transfer lipoprotein, producing the protein MKFLYNVPFYETWAANQNGAYNRAYLSYLKLLDGVGYISGNFKNWSEINEDFRENFKDRLNDLAKSLVQVLGISGTLGAEIEKYGVRNKTYVNMFAPTINNVLYDYEYSYAWAYRLLYEMVIPAYAANDWELPKLLSDFLIEIEHNISDNNLIHKYINFFLNTVLKDKDSNFESLTDYSDMNSETIKSEDYKEKAKEKFLNWLAVWSNRLGSNIKTGEM
- a CDS encoding Mbov_0395 family pilin-like conjugal transfer protein gives rise to the protein MNNSDFKVEGITEIGNHVQTIGRSIFGVFAIVAVLAVIILSIWAGTRNASEDDPMRRKANTQKILWAGIVLILICIGWGIFEAVIRIQANSISSI
- a CDS encoding Mbov_0396 family ICE element transmembrane protein, producing the protein MPSFFTYLFDIFRYGPAYVFWILLVLLAWLLFTILCVVFYIVDFCAFRLLNFVLFGLSPGQSIMEVKGPEPFYRFMIVSSIIWIIMFGILFIKFSFSESVESVKIIRKALVFSVKSALILLVFQLSLVLLSTVVDNLTKLASGNNQNFGVNLSNSIFDMSYPPEVKGEQNLLVDGGSIIPILNGNATSFTSFASIAKIVGKSNAILQGILVCIGAILIAFPLTFAGFDAIGKVFPTFFLYVIFPFILPLSLLDDGKKCESEKTSM
- a CDS encoding helicase HerA domain-containing protein; the encoded protein is MIDQIQTDNFKLYDMNIFIVIKGNSKSELKAERLKIRNNWLRSNFGINDLVFRQFEGFLDAFNYPSTKLDREYFQITSINTACGYPFNKKILNDGNNLIVGKEVRDSAEALVWNMFKLDNNRTNHNVMILGTPGMGKSTFTKKILTSAVAANNIAIVIDPQAEYLNWAKELNGQIIDLGAGTGSVINPLQVRAFIARDDDNLETIDINALVNNHLSWLSKFFKIVFDDVNNRKWSILENQIINLYEKWGIYELDSFDQLEANKWPTISDLITSMRRF